The genomic window CTTATAGCACAAGCTCGGATAGTACGAATTTCGTCATAACTCGACTTTTTCCTGGGGCCCTGCAAACTGCTCTCTCTTTCATAGTAAATAAATTATTGATAACTCGAAGCTTCATTAAGACGAATATATTGATAACTCGATGTTATTTCCCGACCCCTTGACCCCAAAACAGCCCACATAAGTCGAAtaatgaagaaaatgaaaaaaaatctcacCAGAGTGACACCTGAGTAGTATTCAAATACATGTAAGCACACTAtgccaggcatattagagactCTGTAATGGCTCCTataaggggaagaaatgaagaaagaaaattaactggacagttccagaAATGTCTAGAAGCTAAGGGAGGTCACTCTTGCTTTGTTATGGACAGGAGCCTGaggaggtaactcttatcatATCAACACACCACATATAAGGGTTTAGCATGATCAGTTGAACCTGCTGGTCAATTATCTGGAATTTTCTcaagaaagggaggtaacttatCCCATAAAAACCATGTAAATAGGAAATGAATATATATTGTGACACTGTCAGTGGGCAGCACACGCCTTACAATGTTTTTGAGGCCGCCatgggcgaagccgggccctgAATGCTACTACCATACCTTCATGAAGCAGAAGAGCATCAAGGACTTCTTCAACCATTAGTTAAGCGGTATTGTGACTTTGTATTGTAAAATTGGATAACTCGAATTCTTTCAAACTCGAAATAATTTCCCTGACCCCTGAAGTTCGAGTAAACGAGGTTGCACTGTATATGGTTCAATCCTAGGGTTAGAGGGGTTAGAGTCATTGTCTATTTCGATCACGAAGAGCAAGAAATAACTATTGTTCTTTCTCCTCGTCACCAGCAAGGCAGAGCGAGAACGCCTTCGGGTCGGGCCTGTGTGTCTTGAACGACAGCTTAGAGTTGGTCGGGTCTGCCTTGTAGATGCCGGAGATGTCCAAGGACCACGCCTTTAACACTTTGGGGAGGACGGCGGCGGTACGGCCACAGCGCTCTGTTGTGGACACCCCGAGGGTGTCAATGATGATGGTAAGGGCGCAAGACGAGATGCTGTTTTGGAAGATCGTCACCCAGACAAGGTCACCGCGTTCTTCCTCGGTCATAAAGTTCATGGGGTTGTTGCTGTCCACAATGCGTTTCAACTCGGCGATTGAATctgaataaacaaaaaaaagagaacaaaaccATATTTAGTACCGGTGTTTGTAAATGTTGTTTTACCTGTGGGAAAAAAAGTCATGTAGCCATCAGGGGAACCAAACGTTTTAAAAAGCTTATAGCCAAATCTAAAACTTGGtggccacagacagacacacacacatacacacacatgcagcacaaaaaacccacacaccctTCTCTCTCTATGACTAAAAAGAGAAAGCCCGGCAGAAAATCAGGTCGCAAATGGCGAACGGACTAACCATGTTCATCACCCCTGAAATATTAAAATGTATTAATTAGTGGTTAGTGGTTACTCAGAGTATTATGGATAGACGAACATGTGTGTTAATGCTCACCTTCAAGTGACTTTTGCTCGTTGATGGGTTTTGTTGATGGTCTAGCAGATGGCCCGGCAGTAGATGGCCCGGCAGTAGTTGATGATCCGGCCGTCTTCTTGTGTGAACGGCGTGTGGTGGCGGACAGAGTGTCCTCGTCAATGTCCTCGTCATCCGTTAAGATGTCAGGGACGTGCTCCTTGATCATGGTCAGTATTTGTTTCTTGAAGTCGGTCAACGATGTGCCGATGTAGCCCTCAAAGTTGGTGGAGTTGTTGGGGTTGGCCCTTTTGTGGTTGAGGGTTGAAAACTCCCTCAAGATATTTATGGAGTGGAGGTTCATGGCCGCTGAATACTGCATGGTCAGCGACGCCATCCCTTGCATGGCAGATGCAACCACCCCTCGGTGCTTCACAGAATTGACCAAGAGGCGGCGATGCTTGGAGTTCTGGCTTTGGAGGTGGTCATCGATCTCGGTAAAGGTTTGAACCATCtgtagaacaaacaaaaaaacaaacaaatctatTTTGAGTAAGAGCATAGAATAGCctgaaaagtttaaaaaaaatagattaATATAGATTAATGTTGTGACTGTGGAGAGAAATTGGCAATTAGTAGAGAAGTAGAGAAACAAAACTGGGTGCTCACCTGAGTTATAAACTCCTTTTGGCTGTCGAGGCTGTCGAGCATAGGCTGCAACATCTCCTTCATGTCGGTAGAAACCTTAAAGGTCATGTCCGTGGGTGCGACCGTGATGGTGTCCTCATCGTCAGTGTCCatctggttgttgttggttgggtTATCGTTGTCGGTCGCCCGTGGGGGGAGGGTCATCGTATAGTGGCGGGGAGGGTAGAGagacgggggtgggggggaagtGGATGAGGttgagggggtgggagggggtgcTTGAGTGGCGGGAGGAGTGATTAGATAGGGGTCAGTTTGGATGTCACAGTCTTTTAGGGTGGGTTTTTCTGGGGCATGCTGAGAAGGCTCGTGAATATGGACTTCTCTTATGGGCTTTGGGGCATCGATGAACTGAGCAAAAGTAAACTTGGCATTCCGCAAAATGACATTTCCTGTTCCCGGGGTGGGTCTGAGTCCAATGTTGACACCGTCTCTACCCCGGGGGCCATCGACACCAAATTCAAATATGCCTTGGGAGTTGGAGGTGAAAAATCCAGTTCCTGATGTATATCTACCTTCAGGAAACCATCTATAGCCGCCCCGTGCGCTCCGTCTGCGGTTGTTGTACCAGTCATTGTACTGGGTGTTTCCTCCGGGTTCCtgagggtcttcttcttcttcatcgtcagAGATAATGACGATGTTCTctg from Littorina saxatilis isolate snail1 unplaced genomic scaffold, US_GU_Lsax_2.0 SUPER_17_unloc_1, whole genome shotgun sequence includes these protein-coding regions:
- the LOC138954187 gene encoding uncharacterized protein codes for the protein MNLHSINILREFSTLNHKRANPNNSTNFEGYIGTSLTDFKKQILTMIKEHVPDILTDDEDIDEDTLSATTRRSHKKTAGSSTTAGPSTAGPSARPSTKPINEQKSLEDSIAELKRIVDSNNPMNFMTEEERGDLVWVTIFQNSISSCALTIIIDTLGVSTTERCGRTAAVLPKVLKAWSLDISGIYKADPTNSKLSFKTHRPDPKAFSLCLAGDEEKEQ